CCGGACTTCGGCCTGCGCCACCTCTTCCTCGACGACAGGCGGGCCCTCGCCGGCAGGTTGACGAGGGAGACACAGGCCCGCTGCGAGAAGGACTACCGGCTGATCTTCGAAGCCAACCGATCGCTGATGGCCTTCCTGCTGGAGATCAATACGCCGATCCCCCGGGAGCTGATGGCCGCGGCCGAGCTCAGCCTCTCCTCCGACCTGCGGCGCGCAATCGAGGACCTGGCGGAGGAAGGGATCGACCTGGGGGCAGCCACGGATCGCGCGCTCCAGATCCTCGCCGAGGCCCGGCGCCTGGGCGCGCGGCTCGCGCTCGACGAGCCGCGGCGATGCGTGGAGGCGCTGGTGGCGCGGCGGATGAGGGAGGCCTCCGCGGGAGGGCTCGCGTCCCGAGGCGGGGAGCTGGTCGAGCTCATCTCGCTGGGCGACGCGCTGGGCGCCGGCCTCGATCTCTCGGAGCCCCAGAACCTCTTCCGCCAGCTCCTGGACGCACCCCTCGGCCCGGTCGAGAGAAACCTCGCCGTGCGGCTCGGCGAGAAGCTCTGGTTCGATCGCGAGGCGCTCGAGCGCCGCCTGTCGGGTGACCCGCCGTCCCCGTGACGCCTTCGTCTCCTGCTTCAGTCGAGCGCGAGCTTCGTAACCGGTCGTTGCTTCCGCTACGCGATCGGCGCTAGCGTTCGCCCTCGTGATCGGCATTCGAGAGATTGAAGAGGCGCGGGCCCGCATCGACGACTTCGTGATCCGGACCCCGTGCCCGCGGTCCGAGACGTTCTCGGCGCTATGCGGCGCCAGGACCTGGTTCAAGCTCGAGAACCTCCAGATGACCGGCTCCTTCAAGGAGCGCGGCGCCCTCAACCGGATCTTGAGCCTGACGCCGGAGGAGCGCGCCCGGGGCGTGATCGCGGCGTCGGCCGGCAACCACGCCCAGGGCGTCGCCTACCACGCCGGTCGGCTGGGCATCCCCGCCACGATCGTGATGCCGGACCGGACCCCGCTGATCAAGGTCGCCAACACGCGACGGTTCGGCGCCAAGGTCGTCCTCGCCGGCGGCAACTTCGACGAGGCCTACGCGGTGGCGCGGCGCCTCCAGGAGGAAGAGAACCTCGTCTTCGTCCACCCCTTCGACGACGACTCCATCATCGCGGGCCAGGGGACGATCGGCCTGGAGCTCCTGGAGCAGATCCCCGACCTCGAGGTGGCGATCGTCCCGATCGGCGGCGGGGGCTTGATCTCCGGGGTCGCCGTCGCCCTGAAGGAGACGCGTCCGCGAATCCGCGTCATCGGCGTGCAGACCGCCGCCTTCCCGTCGATGAAAGCGAGCGTGGACGCCTCGGAGCCCGTCACCGTCGCCGCCGGGCGGACCATCGCGGACGGGATCGCGGTCAAGCGCCCCGGCGGCAAGACGCTCGAGTACGTCCGGCGCTACGTCGACGAGGTGGTGACGGTGGACGAGGAGGAGATCGCGAACGCGATCCTCCTCCTGCTCGAGCGGGAGAAGACGGTGGTCGAAGGCGCTGGCGCGGTCCCGCTGGCCGCCCTGCTGAACCGCCGCTGCTCCGGGACCGAAGGACGAAACGTCGCGATGCTCCTCTCCGGGGGGAACATCGACGTCAACCTGATCAGCCGGATCATCGAGCGCGGCCTGGTGAAGGACGGGCGGATGGTCCGCCTGATGGTCCGGATCGAGGATCGCCCCGGCTCCCTGGCCCGCCTCACGGCGCTCGTGGCTGAGCAGGCGGCGAACATCATCGAGATCCACCACGACCGGGCGTTCGGCAAGTCGGGGTACGGCGAGACCGAGGTCTCCCTCACCCTCGAGACCCGCGGCCGGGACCACGTGGAGCAGCTCACGCAGGCCCTCGACCGGGCCGGCTACCGGATCTCCGAGCTCTGAGGGTGTACCGAGCGACCGCTCAGAGCGTGTGAAGAAATCGCCCCCGCGGCGCGGGAGCGATTCCTTCATCTCGCGCTGCGCGCGAGAAGCGCTCCTTTTCGTTTGCTCGCCTCCGGCTCGCGAGAGCTTGTGAATTCTTCACAAGCTCTCAGTAGAATCCGGTGCCCACGTTCACGAGCCCGCCGTAGGACGCACCCCGGAACCTGAGGCGAGGCGCCGAAGCCTCGATGACAGCGGTAGCGCCGACGGTGACGCGCGGATCGCCGAGGGGAAAGAAAGCGAAGCCGGGGAGGATGGAGATCCGATCGCGATTGTGGTCGGTGCCGATCTCGCCGCTCGCCTCCGCGCGGAGCTGCACCGCCGGCCAGATCCTCCACGCGACGAGCGCGCCGTAGAGCGTGGCAGGGTTGGAGATCCGCTCGCGGAGCTTGAGGACTCCCGCTCGACGGAAGCCATCCGTGAAGCCGATGCGGGCCTGTACGCCGAAGCCTTCGATCGCGAAGCCGTAGATCCCCTGGATCCGGATGTCGGTGTTGTTCGTCGACCACGCGGTTCCGTCGATCGGGAAGGTCACGCCCGGGAGCAGCGCGAGCTGATGGTGTCGCCCGAACGTGAACGGCACACGGAGATCGAGGTCCATGTCCGTCTCGTTGTCTCGCGTCCCGGCCACCTGGTTGAAGAAGGTGACGGACGCCTCCAGCAGGTAGAAGTTGGCGCGGACCCGCTCTGCGAAGACCGGGTTGTCGTGGCCGTCACCCCCGACGAAGGTGAACGCCTCGAAGTTCACGCTCCGCGTGAGCTGCGGATACGTGTAGGCCTCCGCGAAGTTCCAGTCGTGGAGCTGGTGATTGCTGGGCCAGGGCGGGCCCGGGATGCTGGGGAGATCGCCGCTGTCCACCTCGACCTTCTCGCTGGAAGGCGCGGCGTAGAGCTGATGCTCCCGGATTCCCCAGTAGGGCTTGCTCGACTGGAAGCGCGGCCCAGGAGGAATCGCGCCCTCGTGGACCTTGCCCGTCTCCGTCGTGTTGATTGGGGCGCCGGAGACCTCGCCCTCATCCTCGAAGAAGGCCGAAGCGCCCTCCTCGTCTCCCTCCGCGACCACCCATGACCCCTCCGGGGCCGCTTGAGCGATCGCCCCGAGGGGAATGAGGAGCGCGGCGCCGATGGCCACACATCGCCCGAAACCCATCGTCGGATCCCCCGGGCGCCGAATGGACGGCGCCCCTGGGGATCACGCTAGGGAGCGGATTCCGGGCATGCAGGCGAGCGCTACCCCGGCGGGGAGAACCGAGATCAGTAGGGCGCGGCCATCGTGGCGAGGCTGCCGATGATCCCGAGACCCACGCCCAGGGTGATCACGATGAGCAGGACCAGGCGGGGCCCCGTCCACCGATCGTCCGCTGCGCGCTCCA
The Vulgatibacter incomptus DNA segment above includes these coding regions:
- a CDS encoding threonine ammonia-lyase, which produces MIGIREIEEARARIDDFVIRTPCPRSETFSALCGARTWFKLENLQMTGSFKERGALNRILSLTPEERARGVIAASAGNHAQGVAYHAGRLGIPATIVMPDRTPLIKVANTRRFGAKVVLAGGNFDEAYAVARRLQEEENLVFVHPFDDDSIIAGQGTIGLELLEQIPDLEVAIVPIGGGGLISGVAVALKETRPRIRVIGVQTAAFPSMKASVDASEPVTVAAGRTIADGIAVKRPGGKTLEYVRRYVDEVVTVDEEEIANAILLLLEREKTVVEGAGAVPLAALLNRRCSGTEGRNVAMLLSGGNIDVNLISRIIERGLVKDGRMVRLMVRIEDRPGSLARLTALVAEQAANIIEIHHDRAFGKSGYGETEVSLTLETRGRDHVEQLTQALDRAGYRISEL